From the genome of Streptomyces sp. JH34:
CGTCGGCCGGTCGCCGAGGACCTACCGCAAGGAGTCGGCGGCCGTGGACGTCCCCACGTGCTTCACGAAGGCGTGGACGCGGCCGAGCGCCTGAGCCACCTGTCGGCACCGGCCGCCGGCTGCCGACCGCCGACCGCCGACCGCCGACCGCCGACCGGGCAGTTTTGGATAAGTTTTCTCCGGTCCCGCCGATTAGCGTGGTCCACATGTTCAACGCGATCACGCACTCACAGATCTACGTCCTCGACCAGGACCAGGCCCTCGACTTCTACGTCGGCAAGCTCGGCCTGGAGGTCAATGCCGATGTCGACATGGGCTTCATGCGCTGGCTCACGGTCAGCGTCCCCGGCCACCCCGACCGCCAGGTCCTGCTGGAGAAGCCCGGTCCTCCGGCGATGTCCGACGAGACGGCGGAGCAGGTACGCGAACTGCTGACCAAGGGGGCACTGGGCAGCGCGCTCATCCTCACCACGGACGACTGCCGCAAGACGTACGAGACACTGCTGGCCCGGGGCGTGGAGTTCACCGACGAGCCGACGGAGAGGCCGTACGGAATCGACTGCGGCCTGCGCGACCCCTTCGGCAACCACCTCCGCTTCACCCAGCCGAAGGACTGAGAACCGAAGGCGGGGGCGCTCGGACGGCGGTGGCGGTTCGCCACCGGCTCCGGCCGCGCCCGCCCCGGACGGTCGCCGCACGCTCCCCCTCCTGCGTACAGGCCGGTGCACATCACGTACAGCAGCCTGGCGACAGCGCGTCACCCCTGGTCACGCTCGGCCATGTCGCATCAACGTAGAGGCATGACCAGCAAGCAGCCACCCCTCCCCATGCGACCCGTACGCGCCGCACAACCCCGCTTCACCTGGCACCACTTCACTATGCGGTTCAGCTCGACGCCACGCGGCGCCCGCCTCGCCCGGCACCTGGCCGGCGAGCGTCTCGACGCCTGGGGCATCCCGTACGGGAGCGAGGCGCACGACACACTGACGCTGACCGTCGCGGAGCTCAGCAGCAACGCCGTGCACCACGGCCACGTATCCGGACGGGACTTCCGCCTACGCCTCACCGCCGAGGGCACAGCCATCCGCATCGAGGTCACCGACACCCGGGGCGAACGCCTCCCCACACCCGCCGAAACAGCCTCATCCGACGAGGACGGCGGCCGCGGCCTGCTCCTGGTCGCCGCCCTCACCGACCGCTGGGGCTGGTACCCCTGCGCGGACGGGCCGGGCAAGACGGTCTGGGCGGTCCTCGAAGTCTCCCGGTGCCCGGAGCGACAGGATTCCAGCCAGTAGGCAGTATCACGTTGCAAGCGCCTGCGCTTCGACTGCGACAAACTGGGCCGCATCATCGCGTGGACCGACACCACCGGCAGCCGGCACGAATACGCCTGAAGAAATAGGCTCATGTCCGACCTGACTCGATTGACCCATGAATTGATCGAATCGACGCACGAGGAGAACACCTCGAAGATCCCTGATCCCGTGCGCGATTTCATCGAAAGAATTACCTTCGCTGCACCCGAAGACATCCTCTCCGCTGTGCATGAGGTGCTGGCCAAGGACTGGATGGCGATGCCGGTATGGGCCCGCAATCTCGCTTACCGGCTTGTCTGCTTGCAGCGCCCGGATGATGCCGAACTGCTACGCGAAGCGGCAGCCGACCTGTTCTCCTTCGGCCCCGACTGGGACGACATGGCGGAAGAGCTGCGAGATCGAGCATCCCAACTGGAAAGCTGACACGAATCCACGAGGCCGGTGCCGCGCTCGCTGACCTGAAACCGACGGCGTGACCACCCATCCTTCTGCACGGCTGGACCGAGATCGCCGCGCCGGAGACACTTGACCCCAACTATGCCAAGGCCGACGCTCCACGTAACGCGCCTAGGCCAGCACACGCACACACGGGGGCAAGGTGCCGGACCAACCGATCGCCGGACGGTACGAGCTCCTGGAGGAGCTCAACAGCGGCGGTATGGGCGACGTATGGCGTGGTTACGACGCCGTCCTGGACCGGCCCGTCGCCGTGAAGGTGGTCCGGCGGCAGGCCGTCGCCGGTTCACCGCAGCTGGCCGAGGAGTTCGCCAAACGGTTCAAGCGGGAGGCGCGCATCACCGCGCGCATCCAGCACCCCGGGGTCCCGCAGGTGTTCGACGCGGTGCTCGACGACGCCTACGAGCGGCTCTTCCTCGTCATGGAGCTGGTCGACGGCGTCCCCCTGTCCGCGTACATCCACCCCGAGCGCCCACTGCCCGTCAGCTGGGCCGTGGCCGTCGCCGCGCAGGTCGCCACCGTGCTGTCGCACGCCCACGACGTGCCGGTGATCCACCGCGACCTCAAGCCGTCGAACATCCTGGTCGCCCGGGACGGGACGGTGAAGGTCCTCGACTTCGGAATCGCGGCGATCCTGCGCACGGACGTCACCAAGCTGACCGCGACCGGCAGCCCCATCGGCACCTACCAGTACATGGCACCGGAACAGGTTCGCGGCGGGCGCACCAGTCCGCAGACCGATCTGTACGCGCTGGGCTGCGTGTTGCACGAACTGCTCAGTGGACGGCCCCTGTTCACTGCCGACAGCGAGTACCTGGTGATGTACCAGCACGTGAACGCCGCTCCGGCCCCGTTGCGCCTGCTGCGACCGGACGTGCCGGAGTCCCTGGAGGAGCTGGTCCTGCACCTGCTGCTCAAGGCGCCGGAGGCGCGGCCCGCCGATGTCCAGGAGGTGTACGAGCGGCTTCGGCACTTCCTGCCCGCGCCCGGTGCGCGGCCCGCTCCCGGTGAGGCAGGGCCGCAGGGAGCGCCGGATCCGACCGCGATCTTCCGTGAGCCGTACGCGCCGCGTGCCCGCGCCCGTGCAGGACGGCCCGTGCCCACCACGGTCGATCCGGCCGCCGCACAGCCGGCCCCCGTCGCCGTGCCCGCGCAGCTGCGCGAGGAGATCGCGGAGGCGTACGCGCACTCCGACGCGCTGCTGGACGAGGAGCGGTTCGCCCAGGCCGCGGAGGTGCTGAGCGAGATCATCGAGCCGGCCGCGCGTGCCCTCGGCGCCGAGAGCAGGAAGGTCCTGGAGCTCCGGACGCAGCGCGCCGCGATCCGGCTGCTCGGCGGCGACTACCGAGCGGCGTTGCCCGAGTTCGACACCCTGGCCGACGCCTACGCGCGTACCGGCGGCCCCAGCAGTACGCAGGCACGTGCGTGCCGGGCCCAGGCTGCCCGGTGCCGTGCCGAACTGGGCCAGGCGACCGACGCGCTGGCCGCGCTACGGGGCGTTCTGGACATCGTCCGCGCCGTCGACGGCGACGTGAGCGACGAGGCGGTCGAGCTGCGCCGGGACATCGGCATGCTCCTGCTCGCCCAGGGACAGGCGCCTGAGGCGCAGCTGATCCTCGCGCCCCTCCACGACGATCTGTGCTTGGTGTACGGGCCGACGGACGACATGTCCGCAGAAGTCGCCGAGGTGCTGAGCCTGATCGAGCTCGACCTCGACGGCCCGACAGTGTGACCCGCCACCGCCTCTACGCCCGTAGCCTCCCCCGGAGAGTCCGCCCATGCCCCACCTCGCGTTCGACATCGACTTCTGTGCACAGCTCAGCAAGCTCCAGGGCAGCGTCAAGCAGGGCGTGTTCGATGCCTGGGAGAAGTTCGAGCGCCTCACCCTGGACCAGCTGTTCAAGGACCAGGGGCTGAAACTGGAAACGCTCAAGCGGGCCCGTGATCCGCACATCAGGACCATCCGCATCGATCAGGGGACGCGCGGGGTCGTCCTCGCACCGGACAGCGGTGACACGTACGTGCTGCTGCGCGTCATGCCGCACGACAAGGCGATCGCGTGGGCGGTCAAGCAGAAGGCCAGCATCAACACGGTCACCCGAGCCGTGGAGATCCGGGACATCGCCATGCTCGACGAACTCACGCCGGCGTACGAGCGGATCGCCCCGGTTCCCGATCAGCGGCTGTTCGCGAAGGTGTCCGACGGTGACATGGCCGCGCTCGGCATCGACGAGACCACCCTGCGGCAGGCTCGCGCGCTGTCCGACGCCGAACAGCTGGAGGTTTTCGCGCCCTACTTCCCGCAGGATCAGCGTGAGGTCCTGGAGTACCTGGCGGCCGGTTTCAGCGTCGAGGACGTCTGGCGGGACGTGGTGTCCGTGGCCATGTCCACCGTCTCCGCCGGTGATCCGCCGGTGGACACACAGGACTTCGCCACAGCGATTCAGCGCACCCGTGCGCGTATCGCTCTCGTCACCGCGTCGGAGGAGCTGCGCGACATCCTGGACAAGCCGTTCGCGGCCTGGCGGGTCTTCCTCCATCCGTCGCAGCACAAGGTCGCCTACCGCCCCTCGTACTCGGGCCCCGCCCAGGTCACCGGTGGACCCGGTACCGGGAAGACGGTCGTCGCCCTGCACCGGGTGCGCCACCTCCTGGGCCATCTGCGCGACGGCGACAGGGTGCTGCTGACGACGTACACGAACGCCCTGGTAGCGGCACTGCGCGCCGGTCTCGCCGCCTTGGTCGAGGACGAGGTGCTGCGCGACCGTGTCGACGTCATGACCGTCGACGCGTTCGCGGGCCGTGTCGTGTCGACGTCGCGGCGGCCGTTGCGAAGCGGTGAGGAGGAGGCCCGGTGGGAGAGGGCGGCCCGCGCCACCGGCTTCACCGGCACCGCGCAGTTCCTCGCGCAGGAGTACAAGCACGTGGTCCTGGCCCAGGACCTGCGCACCCTGGAGCAGTACGAGGCCTGTGAGCGACGAGGACGCGGCAGCGCTCTGCCCACGTCCGCCCGCGCTCTGGTGTGGCACACGGTCGAGGAGTTCACCGACCGGCTCGGCGCCGACGGGTTGCGCACCTACCTCGGAACATGCTCGGAGGCCGCGGATCTGCTGGAGACCTCAGGTCCGCCCTACCGGCACGTGGTCGTCGACGAGGCCCAGGACCTGCACCCGGCCCAGTGGCGGCTGCTGCGGGCCGCGGCTCCGGCGCGCCCGGACGACCTGTTCATCGCGGGCGACCCGCACCAGCGCATCTACGACACGAAGGTCTCCCTGAGGACGGTCGGTGTCAGGGTGACCGGCAGGTCGACGAAGATGCGCAAGAACTACCGCTCCACCCACGAGATCCTCAGCTGGTCCACCGCGCTCCTCGTCGGCCGGCCCTTCGAGCAACTGGCGGACGACGCCCGTAACGAGACCCTGCTCGGCTACCGTTCGGCCCTGCACGGCAGCGGGCCCGAGACGTTCGGCGGGGATTCGGAGGACGCCGAGCTCGACGCGCTGGTCACACGGGTCCGCGGTTGGCTCGACAGCGGTATCGCGCCGGGCGAGATCGGGGTCAGCGCCCGGTTCAACAAGACCTGCGACAGGGCGGTGGAACGCCTCAGGGCGGCGGGTCTCCCTGCCGTGCGGCTCCGGGGTGACTCGTCCACCGGCCTGGAGAGCGTGCAGATCGGCACGATGCACGCCTTCAAGGGGTTGGAGTTCCGGTGCGTCGCGGTCATCGGCGTCAGTGACGGAGCCCTGCCGTTCCCGAAGGCGGTCACCGCGGCCGAGGTGGACCGGCTCCAGCACGACGCGGACCTCCTGGCGGAGCGCTGCCTGCTGTTCGTCGCGTGCACCCGCGCCCGGGACGGGTTGTACGTGTCGTGGTGGGGCGACCCGAGTGAGTTCCTGGTGGAGGCAGGGCTGTGAAGGTCCGACGTCAGACGCGCCCTCCCGGCACGACCCACGGCGCCCCATGGTCCGACACCGCCCGGGCGGAGCACCGTCGCACGTCTTCGACGAAAGCGTCTCGCAAGGGTGCGGCAACTCTCTGCCACCGCCGCTGCATCATCTTGTGAAGGTCCGACCATGAATGTTCGGGTTCCTTGATCAGCTCTTGCGGGTGCGACTTACCTCAGAGTAACTAACTGGTCCATGAACCTCTTCAGTCGCAGCTCCCTGCTCCGCCGTCCGGAGCCTCGTCCGGAGGAGTCCACCACCGACCAGGCGGGCACCGGTGCCTCGGTCATGCCCGACCCCCGTCTGGCCGCTCTCACCGGGGAGTGGATGATCGACCCCGCGCACAGCAGGATCGGCTTCTCCGTACGGCACGCCATGGTGACGACCGTGCGCGGCTCGTTCACGGAGTACGAGAGCCGTCTCTACTTCGACGGGCGCAACCCGGCACGCTCCCGGGCCGAGATATCGATGGCCACCGCGAGCGTCGACACGGGTGTGGAGCAGCGGGACGCGCATCTGATCGGACGGGACTTCCTGGATGCCAGGAACCACCCGCGGATCGGCTTCACGAGCAGCGCAGTACAGCTCATCGGCAAGGACGTCTACCGCATGACGGGCGACCTCACGATCCGGGGCGTCACCGGGCCCGTGGTCCTGGACCTGACGTACATCGGTTACGTCACCGACCCCTTCGGCTACGAGCGTGTCGGGTTCGACGGGACCACCACCATCAACCGGTCCGACTGGGGTCTCACCTACAACGCCCGGCTGGCCGAGGGCGGCGCCATGGTGAGCGAGCGGCTGCGCCTCCAGTTCGACATCGCGGCGATCCGCACTCCGCCCGCTGCCTGACCCGCTCTCAGGCGCCGGTATCCGCGTTACGGTCGGGTGCACCCCGGAACGTGCAGCGGTAGGCGCGGGGTGACACTCCCAGCGCCACGTGGAAGTGCTGCCGTAGCGCGGTGCCGGTGCCGAAGCCCGCGTCAACGGCGATGCGGTCCACCGGCAGGTCGGTCTTCTCCAGCAACTGCCTTGCTCTGTCGACACGTAGCTGGGTGATCCACTGCATGGGCGTGAGACCGGCCTCCTGCCGGAAACGCCGGTTGAAGGTCCGTACGCTCATCGAGGCGCGGCCCGCCAGCTCGGCCAGCTTCAGGGGCTGGTCCAAGTGCCGGAGGGCGAACTCCCGGGCCGGAGCCGTCGAGCACTGCTCGGGCGGGGTGACCGGGCGTTCGACGAACTGGGCCTGTCCGCCTTCTCGGTGGGGTGGTACCACGGTTCCGCGGGCCACCGTGTTGGCGACCGCCGCCCCGTGGTCGGTACGGATCATGTGAAGGCAGAGATCGATACCGGAGGCGACACCCGCCGAGGTGAGGACGCCCCGGTCGTCGGTGTAGAGCACGTCGGCGTCCACCTCGATCTCCGGGTAGAGCGTCCGGAATTCCTCGCACGACTTCCAGTGCGTCGTCGCACGCCGCCCGTGCAGCAGTCCGGCCGCCGCGAGGACGAACGAGCCGGTGCAGATGGACGCCACCCGTGCTCCGCGGGGGATCCGCTCCAGGGCACGGGCCACCTCCGCGTCGATCCGGCCACGTTCCTGTGCCCCGTAGTCCTCCTGGGCCGCCGGCACGATGACGGTGTCCGCGTGCTCCAGCGCCTCGGGGCCGGCCGCCACGTTGATCGTGAAATCGGTGTCCGTCGGCACGACGCCCGGCCTCGGTGTGCAGGTGACGAGTTCGTACAGGGGCTCACCGGACGTCGAGACCGCCTGGGCGAACAGACGGTGCACGATCCCGAGCTCCATCGGCAGCAGCCCGGGGCGTACGAGCACGACCACTCGATGCCTCTTCTTCACCATGGCCAGATTCTTGCAGAAGCAGTCCATCTCGCCAGTGGTTGCCCCGCAGTCACACGATGACGATCGACGCATGGAAGCAATCACCGGCCGTTCGCACCGCGGCCACCTCGGCCGGCTCCGCCATCGCGCCCTTCCCCCGCGCCGGGGCATCCTCGGTCACCGCGCGTGGTGGGTGGCGGCTGTCGCGCTGCTCGCGATCGTCGTGGCCGGGGCCTTCTCGACCCTGCCCGGCCTGCTCGCCGGGCCTCTGCGGCAGGAATTCGGCTGGTCCCGCGGATCGATCGGTCTCGCGACCTCGGTGAACATGGTCCTGTACGGTCTCACCGCCCCGTTCGCCGCCGCCCTCATGGACCGCTTCGGCATGCGCCGCGTCGTGGTCGTCGCACTCGTGCTCATCGCCTCAGGGGCCGCGCTCACCTCCGTCATGACGACGGCCTGGCAGTTCACCCTGTACTGGGGTGTGCTCGTCGGTCTGGGCACCGGCTCCACGGCGACGGCCTTCGGGGCCACGGTCACCCAGCGCTGGTTCGTCAGGCGACGCGGTCTGGTCACCGGTCTGCTCGCCTCCGGGAGCGTCTTCGGTCAGATGGTGTTCCTTCCGGCGCTGTCCTGGGTCGTGGACCGGCACGGGTGGCGCCCCTCCCTCGTCACCCTCGTACTCGCGGCGTGCACGACGGTGCCGCTGGTGTGGCTCGTGCTGCGCGACCACCCCGCGGACGTCGGGCGTGAGCCCTACGGCGCCGCTTTCCAGGTACCGCGCCCCGTCCCCCACGACGGCGCGGGCCGCAGAGCACTCACGCTTCTGGGCGACGCGGCACGCACACGTCCCTTCTGGCTGATGGCGGGTGCGTACGCGATCTGCGGGGCGTCCACCAACGGCATCATGTGGACCCACTTCACCCCGGCCGCCCACGACCACGGCATGCCAGCCACGACGGCGTCGTCGCTGCTGGCGGCCATCGGGGTCTTCAACGTGATCGGAACCGTGGCGTCCGGGTGGGCCACGGACCGCCGTGACCCGCGTCAACTGCTCGCGGTCTTCTTCGCGCTGCGCGGGCTGCTCCTGATGTGCCTGCCGATGCTGATGAGCGCCACGGTGGAGCCGCCGATGGTGGCCTTCGTCATCGCCTTCGGTCTGCTCGATCTCGCCACCGTGCCCCCGGTGGTCGCGCTGTGCCGTGAGGTCTACGGTGACGGCGGCGCGGTGGTGTTCGGCTGGGTCGGCGCGGCGCACCAGGTCGGTGCCGCTCTGGCCGCCTACGGAGGCGGAGCGGCCCGCGACGCCTTCGGGACATACGCTCCCGTCTGGGTGACTCTCGGCGCCCTGTGCGCCGCGGCGGCTCTGCTGTCGCTGCTCGTCCGGCGCGCCTCCCCGGCCGGCCGAGCCGACGGCAGGCGGTCAACCGCCGTAGACCGCCTGTGAGTCCGCGAGCACCTCCGCGAAGTCGTCGGCGAGGGACGTCGCTTCGGCGGGGGTCAGGGTGGCGGTCGTGACGCGCACACCGGGCGGGGACGCGATACGGAAACGTGTCCCCGCAGCGATCCACCAGCCCCGTGTGCGCAGCCCGTTGACCACGGCGGATTCGTCCCGGACGGGCACCCACACGTTGAGGCCGCTCCGCCCGTGGGACGCGATCCCGCGCTCGCCCAGCGCCACGCCCAGGGCGTCGCGACGGACGGCGTACGTGCGCGCGGCACCGGCCACCAGCCGCGTCACCTCCGGGTCGGTCAACAGGGCGGCGACGGT
Proteins encoded in this window:
- a CDS encoding VOC family protein, translating into MFNAITHSQIYVLDQDQALDFYVGKLGLEVNADVDMGFMRWLTVSVPGHPDRQVLLEKPGPPAMSDETAEQVRELLTKGALGSALILTTDDCRKTYETLLARGVEFTDEPTERPYGIDCGLRDPFGNHLRFTQPKD
- a CDS encoding ATP-binding protein — protein: MTSKQPPLPMRPVRAAQPRFTWHHFTMRFSSTPRGARLARHLAGERLDAWGIPYGSEAHDTLTLTVAELSSNAVHHGHVSGRDFRLRLTAEGTAIRIEVTDTRGERLPTPAETASSDEDGGRGLLLVAALTDRWGWYPCADGPGKTVWAVLEVSRCPERQDSSQ
- a CDS encoding UvrD-helicase domain-containing protein encodes the protein MPHLAFDIDFCAQLSKLQGSVKQGVFDAWEKFERLTLDQLFKDQGLKLETLKRARDPHIRTIRIDQGTRGVVLAPDSGDTYVLLRVMPHDKAIAWAVKQKASINTVTRAVEIRDIAMLDELTPAYERIAPVPDQRLFAKVSDGDMAALGIDETTLRQARALSDAEQLEVFAPYFPQDQREVLEYLAAGFSVEDVWRDVVSVAMSTVSAGDPPVDTQDFATAIQRTRARIALVTASEELRDILDKPFAAWRVFLHPSQHKVAYRPSYSGPAQVTGGPGTGKTVVALHRVRHLLGHLRDGDRVLLTTYTNALVAALRAGLAALVEDEVLRDRVDVMTVDAFAGRVVSTSRRPLRSGEEEARWERAARATGFTGTAQFLAQEYKHVVLAQDLRTLEQYEACERRGRGSALPTSARALVWHTVEEFTDRLGADGLRTYLGTCSEAADLLETSGPPYRHVVVDEAQDLHPAQWRLLRAAAPARPDDLFIAGDPHQRIYDTKVSLRTVGVRVTGRSTKMRKNYRSTHEILSWSTALLVGRPFEQLADDARNETLLGYRSALHGSGPETFGGDSEDAELDALVTRVRGWLDSGIAPGEIGVSARFNKTCDRAVERLRAAGLPAVRLRGDSSTGLESVQIGTMHAFKGLEFRCVAVIGVSDGALPFPKAVTAAEVDRLQHDADLLAERCLLFVACTRARDGLYVSWWGDPSEFLVEAGL
- a CDS encoding YceI family protein: MNLFSRSSLLRRPEPRPEESTTDQAGTGASVMPDPRLAALTGEWMIDPAHSRIGFSVRHAMVTTVRGSFTEYESRLYFDGRNPARSRAEISMATASVDTGVEQRDAHLIGRDFLDARNHPRIGFTSSAVQLIGKDVYRMTGDLTIRGVTGPVVLDLTYIGYVTDPFGYERVGFDGTTTINRSDWGLTYNARLAEGGAMVSERLRLQFDIAAIRTPPAA
- a CDS encoding helix-turn-helix domain-containing protein; protein product: MVKKRHRVVVLVRPGLLPMELGIVHRLFAQAVSTSGEPLYELVTCTPRPGVVPTDTDFTINVAAGPEALEHADTVIVPAAQEDYGAQERGRIDAEVARALERIPRGARVASICTGSFVLAAAGLLHGRRATTHWKSCEEFRTLYPEIEVDADVLYTDDRGVLTSAGVASGIDLCLHMIRTDHGAAVANTVARGTVVPPHREGGQAQFVERPVTPPEQCSTAPAREFALRHLDQPLKLAELAGRASMSVRTFNRRFRQEAGLTPMQWITQLRVDRARQLLEKTDLPVDRIAVDAGFGTGTALRQHFHVALGVSPRAYRCTFRGAPDRNADTGA
- a CDS encoding MFS transporter; this translates as MEAITGRSHRGHLGRLRHRALPPRRGILGHRAWWVAAVALLAIVVAGAFSTLPGLLAGPLRQEFGWSRGSIGLATSVNMVLYGLTAPFAAALMDRFGMRRVVVVALVLIASGAALTSVMTTAWQFTLYWGVLVGLGTGSTATAFGATVTQRWFVRRRGLVTGLLASGSVFGQMVFLPALSWVVDRHGWRPSLVTLVLAACTTVPLVWLVLRDHPADVGREPYGAAFQVPRPVPHDGAGRRALTLLGDAARTRPFWLMAGAYAICGASTNGIMWTHFTPAAHDHGMPATTASSLLAAIGVFNVIGTVASGWATDRRDPRQLLAVFFALRGLLLMCLPMLMSATVEPPMVAFVIAFGLLDLATVPPVVALCREVYGDGGAVVFGWVGAAHQVGAALAAYGGGAARDAFGTYAPVWVTLGALCAAAALLSLLVRRASPAGRADGRRSTAVDRL